In a single window of the Perca flavescens isolate YP-PL-M2 chromosome 18, PFLA_1.0, whole genome shotgun sequence genome:
- the LOC114572824 gene encoding trace amine-associated receptor 8a-like has translation METQDGAELCFPQLFNTSCRKLTPPWFEVMLIHILLYSISLLTVALNLLVIISVSHFRQLHTPTNILLLSLAVSDLLVGLVVMPGEILRKTSCWFLGDLVCTLYNYLSSIITTSSIGDIVLISVERYIAICDPLHYNNRITVNRVKLCVCLCWLYSVSYSFLFVKDDLTQMGSYCHQLKAARNLGVLVVVFLLCFCPYYSASYVLFVFYCNSCLNPVIYAFFYPWFRKSVKLIV, from the exons ATGGAGACACAGGACGGAGCAGAGCTCTGCTTTCCACAACTCTTCAACACCTCCTGCAGGAAGCTGACACCTCCTTGGTTTGAAGTGATGCTCATTCACATTTTGCTCTACTCCATCTCTCTGCTCACTGTAGCTCTCAACCTGCTCGTCATCATCTCAGTCTCCCACTTCAG gcagctccacacacccaccaacatcctcctcctctctctggctgtctcagaCCTTCTAGTGGGCCTCGTTGTGATGCCGGGAGAAATCCTCCGAAAAACATCCTGCTGGTTTCTGGGTGACCTTGTGTGTACTCTGTATAATTATCTTTCAAGCATCATTACCACATCCTCAATAGGTGACATAGTGCTCATATCAGTTGAACGGTACATAGCTATTTGTGACCCTCTGCATTACAACAACAGAATCACTGTCAACAGAGTTAAattatgtgtttgtctgtgttggctCTATTCTGTTTCCTACAGCTTTCTCTTTGTAAAGGATGACCTGACCCAAATGGGGAG TTACTGTCATC agctgaaagcagccaggaatCTTGGTGTTCTTGTAGTTGTGTTTCTACTATGTTTCTGCCCATATTACTCTGCATCCTATGTTCTCTTTGTGTTCTATTGTAACTCTTGTCTAAATCCTGTGatatatgcttttttttacccctggtttagaaaatcagttaaactcattgta